From Anaeromusa acidaminophila DSM 3853, the proteins below share one genomic window:
- a CDS encoding Flp family type IVb pilin, with amino-acid sequence MLRKLMELLRGHKGQTMVEYALILVLISIVAIVIMGQLGLTIQGVFTAVRNALIPAAGG; translated from the coding sequence ATGCTGCGGAAATTGATGGAATTATTGCGGGGACACAAAGGGCAAACGATGGTGGAATACGCTTTGATTCTGGTTCTGATCTCTATTGTGGCTATTGTGATCATGGGACAGCTCGGGCTTACGATTCAAGGAGTGTTCACAGCAGTTAGAAACGCTCTAATTCCAGCAGCTGGAGGTTGA
- a CDS encoding TadE/TadG family type IV pilus assembly protein — MKKHGKYCKQQGQALVETALTLLLVLVVFLGTTEFGLMLHQHQLVTHAAREGARAAAVSNDDAQVRAVVVNAAAGADPEGMTIVITPAAPRAQGSAVTVTVTIPTHVISGIIQAFNPPTEVQGTATMRVE, encoded by the coding sequence ATGAAAAAACATGGGAAGTATTGCAAACAACAGGGACAAGCCTTAGTGGAAACCGCGTTAACGTTGCTACTTGTGCTTGTTGTTTTTTTGGGGACGACTGAATTTGGCCTTATGTTGCATCAGCATCAGTTGGTGACTCATGCCGCCAGAGAAGGCGCAAGGGCAGCGGCGGTAAGCAATGATGATGCGCAGGTGCGGGCTGTGGTTGTCAATGCAGCTGCTGGGGCTGATCCTGAGGGAATGACCATAGTGATCACGCCTGCTGCTCCTCGGGCGCAGGGCTCTGCAGTGACTGTGACTGTTACCATTCCGACTCATGTAATCAGCGGGATTATTCAAGCGTTTAACCCGCCAACAGAGGTGCAAGGAACAGCAACTATGCGGGTAGAATAG
- a CDS encoding CpaF family protein, with product MSSLLRRRIEAQKKAAQPALGVPEVLEEAFVPTDPYQELKSHIHQRIVEAMNQEEGKILTSKNPDRKQLEEFVGQICNQVMEEQNVPIPRNDRNKIIDEMMDAVLGFGPIDPLLKDETISEVMVNRANQIYIERKGKLFKADVRFRDDAHVMQIIEKIVSPLGRRVDESSPMVDARLPDGSRVNAIIPPLALKGPCLTIRKFSKNPLTVSRLIDYGTLTKDMAEFLRACVQGKLNIVVSGGTGSGKTTTLNVLSSFIPGDERIVTIEDAAELQLRQEHVVTLESRPANIEGKGAITMRDLVKNALRMRPDRIVVGEVRGGEALDMLQAMNTGHDGSLTTGHANSPRDMLARLETMVLMAGMELPVQAIREQIASAVDLIVHQARLQDGSRRITHLTEVRGMEGSIITLQDLFVFDQKGKDDHGRIVGHFKPMGIRPKFYEKLVTNGIVLPTELFWASEEEGGW from the coding sequence ATGTCGTCATTACTGAGGCGCAGGATTGAGGCGCAGAAGAAAGCTGCACAGCCGGCGTTAGGCGTACCGGAGGTACTAGAGGAAGCTTTTGTGCCGACAGATCCATATCAGGAACTGAAAAGTCATATTCATCAACGCATTGTAGAGGCTATGAACCAGGAAGAAGGCAAGATTCTTACTAGCAAAAATCCAGACCGTAAGCAGTTGGAAGAGTTTGTCGGTCAAATCTGCAATCAGGTGATGGAAGAGCAGAATGTGCCGATACCAAGGAATGATCGGAATAAGATTATTGATGAAATGATGGATGCTGTTTTGGGCTTTGGACCGATTGATCCATTGTTAAAAGACGAAACCATTTCAGAGGTTATGGTGAACAGAGCTAATCAGATTTATATTGAACGTAAAGGCAAGCTGTTTAAAGCAGATGTTCGTTTTCGCGATGACGCCCATGTAATGCAGATTATCGAAAAAATTGTTTCTCCCTTAGGGAGGCGCGTTGATGAGAGCTCGCCCATGGTGGATGCGCGTTTGCCGGATGGTTCGCGGGTTAACGCTATTATTCCGCCGTTAGCCTTGAAAGGACCGTGCCTGACGATCCGCAAATTCTCTAAAAACCCGTTGACGGTCAGCCGCTTAATCGACTATGGCACGTTGACTAAGGATATGGCGGAATTTCTTAGAGCCTGCGTGCAAGGTAAACTCAATATTGTCGTTTCCGGAGGGACTGGATCCGGCAAGACGACGACGCTAAACGTGCTTTCTTCTTTTATTCCCGGGGACGAACGGATTGTAACTATTGAAGACGCGGCAGAGCTGCAGTTGCGTCAGGAGCATGTGGTAACATTGGAGTCGCGCCCAGCCAACATTGAGGGCAAGGGAGCTATTACTATGCGCGATTTGGTGAAGAACGCTTTGCGTATGAGGCCGGATCGTATTGTAGTCGGTGAGGTTCGCGGCGGAGAAGCGCTGGATATGCTGCAAGCAATGAATACCGGACATGACGGCTCGCTGACCACCGGCCATGCTAATAGCCCCAGGGATATGCTGGCTCGTTTGGAGACCATGGTGCTGATGGCGGGCATGGAGTTACCGGTGCAGGCCATTCGGGAGCAGATTGCATCAGCGGTGGATTTAATTGTGCATCAGGCCCGCTTGCAGGATGGCAGTCGGCGGATCACCCACTTGACGGAAGTGCGGGGCATGGAAGGGAGCATTATTACCCTGCAAGACCTCTTTGTGTTTGATCAAAAAGGCAAGGATGATCATGGGCGGATTGTGGGGCATTTTAAGCCCATGGGCATTCGCCCCAAATTCTACGAGAAGCTGGTGACGAACGGCATTGTTTTGCCGACGGAGCTTTTCTGGGCATCGGAAGAAGAGGGGGGATGGTAA
- a CDS encoding type II secretion system F family protein: protein MAFIIALLIFLTTLLVLWVLRRFLLQERKEISERLDTYVSKRASERNKEPEGENQEKGIRHSFRWLSGVLESTRLANKGLERRLLQGGVLLRPGEFILLCLVIAGGGILLGLVLLGQHSGLVVFGVIGYFLPHFVLQRKVRQRAKAFDAQLGDALILIANSLRTGYSFMQAMDMVAKEMAPPISEEFARVIREMSLGVATETAMTGLTQRVASEDLDLVVTAMLIQRQIGGNLAEILDKIAGTIRERVRLRGHIQTLTAQGRLSGLIVGLLPFALGGFIFLMNPGYISGLFTDPYGQKMLAVGLVLQGAGVLMIRKIIDIEV, encoded by the coding sequence ATGGCGTTTATTATTGCATTACTGATCTTTTTGACGACTTTGTTGGTATTATGGGTGTTGCGGCGATTCTTGCTGCAGGAACGCAAAGAAATTAGCGAACGCTTAGACACCTATGTATCGAAGCGGGCTAGCGAACGTAACAAGGAGCCGGAAGGGGAGAATCAAGAGAAAGGGATTCGTCACTCTTTTCGTTGGCTGTCTGGGGTGTTGGAGTCGACGCGCTTAGCCAATAAGGGACTGGAACGACGGTTGCTCCAAGGGGGAGTATTGCTACGACCTGGTGAGTTCATCCTTCTTTGTCTCGTTATCGCCGGAGGGGGAATTCTGTTGGGGTTAGTGCTGCTGGGGCAGCATTCAGGGCTCGTTGTTTTTGGTGTGATCGGCTATTTTTTGCCGCATTTTGTGCTGCAGCGAAAAGTTCGCCAACGGGCCAAAGCTTTTGATGCGCAGCTTGGAGATGCGTTGATTCTCATTGCCAACTCGCTACGTACCGGTTATAGCTTTATGCAGGCCATGGACATGGTGGCCAAGGAGATGGCCCCGCCGATCAGCGAAGAGTTTGCCAGAGTCATCCGGGAAATGAGTCTGGGCGTTGCGACGGAAACGGCTATGACTGGTTTAACTCAGCGCGTCGCTAGCGAGGATTTGGACTTGGTTGTAACTGCCATGCTGATACAACGACAGATTGGAGGTAATTTGGCGGAAATTCTGGATAAGATTGCTGGTACTATTCGCGAGCGGGTACGGCTGCGTGGTCACATCCAGACGCTCACGGCTCAAGGGAGGCTGTCAGGACTGATCGTGGGCTTACTGCCCTTTGCCTTAGGTGGATTCATCTTTTTGATGAATCCCGGATATATTTCCGGTTTGTTTACGGATCCTTATGGACAAAAAATGCTGGCCGTGGGACTGGTTCTGCAGGGGGCAGGCGTTTTAATGATTCGTAAGATTATTGATATTGAAGTATGA
- a CDS encoding response regulator, whose amino-acid sequence MTEKIRVLLVDDNEDTLRNITELLSYHEEIALVGKANTAQEGLAQAAALQPDIVLMDVNMPGMNGIEAAEVMQDQAPNVSIIIMSVQGDQEHLRRAMIAGAKNYLIKPFSSEEVISAIKQVADLERRRRRLLQMPSKGRREGRIITVFSTKGGIGKTLIATNLSVALAEHTGCSTVLVDGYLQFGDAALFLNLMPQATIADLIKDLDQMDEGVIRSYLTPYSSRLSVLAAPHRPEEAESISGAQMAEILTKLKGMFDLVVVDSPPSFADFMLNILDVSDMIIVVSSLDLPTIKNIKMCLEIMDSLGYPREKLLLLLNRANSEGGMTRVEVEDTLKRSFDMVLPSDGVNVLGSVNRGIPLVVGNPDTPIAQAFFQLAQILAYGEVKAPAKKVEGGFMARLKRAFKK is encoded by the coding sequence ATGACAGAAAAGATAAGGGTGCTGCTAGTTGATGATAACGAAGACACACTGCGTAACATTACAGAGCTGTTAAGTTACCATGAAGAAATTGCGTTAGTGGGCAAAGCGAATACGGCCCAAGAAGGATTGGCGCAGGCTGCGGCATTACAGCCGGATATCGTCCTCATGGACGTGAATATGCCGGGAATGAATGGCATTGAAGCGGCGGAGGTTATGCAGGATCAAGCTCCTAATGTCAGTATCATTATTATGAGCGTGCAAGGGGATCAGGAGCATTTGCGACGCGCGATGATCGCCGGAGCCAAAAACTATCTCATCAAACCATTCAGCAGTGAGGAAGTCATTTCGGCGATTAAGCAGGTGGCGGATCTGGAACGACGGCGTCGGAGATTGCTGCAGATGCCGTCGAAAGGAAGACGGGAAGGACGGATTATTACGGTCTTCAGTACCAAGGGCGGTATTGGCAAGACGCTGATTGCTACGAATCTTTCCGTTGCTCTGGCGGAGCATACCGGGTGCTCTACGGTATTGGTAGATGGTTATTTGCAATTTGGCGATGCGGCGTTGTTTTTAAACTTGATGCCCCAAGCGACCATTGCAGATTTGATTAAGGATTTAGACCAAATGGACGAAGGTGTAATCCGCAGCTATCTGACTCCCTATAGTTCCCGACTGAGCGTCTTGGCGGCGCCGCATCGGCCGGAAGAAGCGGAAAGCATTTCAGGAGCGCAGATGGCGGAGATTCTGACTAAACTAAAGGGGATGTTTGATTTGGTGGTGGTGGATTCGCCGCCAAGCTTTGCGGATTTTATGCTGAACATTTTGGATGTGTCCGATATGATTATCGTGGTGTCCTCATTAGATTTGCCGACGATAAAGAACATCAAAATGTGTTTGGAAATTATGGATTCTCTAGGCTATCCAAGAGAGAAACTCTTGCTCTTGCTAAACCGAGCTAATTCCGAAGGCGGCATGACGAGAGTGGAAGTCGAAGATACGTTGAAGCGAAGCTTCGACATGGTATTGCCCAGTGACGGCGTAAACGTCTTGGGGTCTGTGAATCGAGGGATTCCGCTTGTGGTGGGGAATCCGGATACGCCTATTGCCCAAGCATTCTTCCAATTAGCCCAAATTTTGGCGTATGGAGAAGTGAAAGCCCCGGCGAAGAAGGTGGAAGGCGGTTTTATGGCGCGCTTAAAACGGGCGTTTAAGAAATAG
- a CDS encoding pilus assembly protein TadG-related protein: MMWYGRKIVQLLKEPRGTTLVLVAAALFMLLGISALALDAGFLYWNKAQVQTAADAAALAGAQELRHSPEAAESEARAYAALNGRATDNVTVDLTVANQITVTVQRMVDLYFAHIFGVPQWPVQATATAGLQPATGVAGVVPFGVAVNTGDLAFGTQVTLKYGSGGSYYGNFQALALGGTGASKYLDNIKQGYDGVIHIGDWVQTETGNMAGPTVSGVSYRVNADSGVSYTTVQEGSPRIIIVPILESFEVVGRTDVRVSGFAAFFLEATGKQGNENYVIGRFLKIVTPGEGGTNPDWGVYTTKLIR; the protein is encoded by the coding sequence ATGATGTGGTATGGCAGGAAGATAGTACAGTTGCTGAAGGAGCCGCGCGGCACAACATTGGTGCTGGTGGCAGCGGCGCTTTTTATGTTGTTGGGAATTTCTGCGCTGGCTCTTGATGCAGGCTTTCTTTATTGGAATAAAGCGCAAGTGCAGACTGCAGCGGATGCGGCCGCGTTAGCAGGAGCGCAAGAGTTGCGGCACAGCCCTGAGGCTGCTGAAAGCGAGGCCAGAGCCTATGCGGCATTGAATGGTAGGGCCACTGATAATGTGACGGTGGACCTGACAGTAGCCAATCAAATTACCGTGACGGTTCAACGAATGGTAGATTTATATTTTGCTCACATTTTTGGAGTACCGCAGTGGCCGGTCCAAGCTACGGCAACCGCTGGCTTGCAACCGGCGACAGGGGTGGCAGGGGTCGTTCCCTTTGGCGTAGCTGTGAACACAGGAGATCTTGCCTTTGGTACACAGGTTACCTTGAAGTACGGCAGCGGCGGTAGCTATTACGGTAACTTCCAGGCTTTGGCTTTGGGCGGGACGGGTGCCTCCAAATATTTGGACAATATTAAACAGGGTTATGATGGCGTAATTCATATTGGCGACTGGGTTCAGACCGAGACCGGAAATATGGCGGGTCCTACTGTCTCTGGAGTTTCTTATCGCGTGAATGCAGATTCGGGGGTGTCGTATACGACGGTGCAGGAAGGATCACCAAGGATTATCATTGTACCCATATTGGAGAGTTTTGAGGTCGTTGGCCGCACTGATGTGCGGGTTTCCGGCTTTGCGGCGTTCTTTTTAGAAGCAACAGGCAAGCAGGGAAATGAAAACTATGTTATCGGTCGCTTCTTAAAGATTGTTACGCCTGGCGAGGGGGGTACTAACCCGGATTGGGGGGTATATACGACCAAACTGATTCGCTGA
- a CDS encoding M23 family metallopeptidase — MKRLLGILVLVGCLTVWQTGICAAYTVTSPFGMRIHPISGTWQFHNGVDLALDYGTPIGTLWDGQVIYANQWSGYGNCIVVAHANEVYTLYAHLSRLAVNEGAYIGAGTLVGYVGNSGYSTGPHLHLSIWQGSQWIDPLSVIGQ, encoded by the coding sequence ATGAAGAGGTTGCTCGGAATTCTCGTTTTAGTAGGATGTTTAACCGTTTGGCAAACAGGAATTTGTGCTGCATATACGGTGACATCTCCGTTCGGTATGCGCATACACCCGATTAGTGGTACATGGCAGTTTCATAATGGCGTGGATTTAGCTTTGGATTATGGTACGCCGATTGGAACCTTATGGGATGGGCAGGTTATTTATGCGAATCAATGGAGTGGTTATGGTAATTGTATAGTCGTAGCTCATGCTAATGAAGTGTATACGCTTTATGCCCATTTAAGCCGGCTTGCGGTGAATGAGGGAGCGTATATAGGAGCGGGAACATTAGTAGGGTATGTAGGGAACAGCGGGTATTCAACGGGGCCGCATTTGCATTTAAGCATTTGGCAGGGAAGCCAATGGATCGATCCGTTGAGTGTAATTGGACAATAG
- a CDS encoding type II and III secretion system protein family protein, translated as MKRWIYIIAVIMVLAFASSASAASLSVGINQSKVIEMSGLTRVAIANPEIADVMVVSSYEFLLVGKSTGKTTLQVWADNGLSTYDVEVSSNDPGAAVEVQALVGADGIRVNKINKTIVLEGKVNSQYQKQRAEKVAGAYAEKVVNLLEIVHPIQVKLETMILEIDRSKVNNLGVTWGNLNGGIVNPGSFQAGQSQTNSYASSRVFGNFGTYQNINAQVLALVQKGDAKILSRPNVITLSGDKANIMVGGQIPIPVSNQNGQISVEWKEYGIKLDIEPQVNSDGLIQSRIKSEVSSMEWNSTHRIKIGTNLDIPPLKMNKAETVLALSSGQTMALGGLINREVTKDITKLPFLGDLPIIGSLFRSTSFNSGETELVILVTPTLVNPEEYQPSTTQEMKELLKEDPWGGG; from the coding sequence ATGAAACGATGGATTTATATCATAGCAGTCATTATGGTTCTGGCTTTTGCGTCTTCAGCGTCGGCGGCCTCCTTGTCAGTAGGGATTAACCAATCGAAAGTGATAGAGATGTCCGGCCTTACGCGCGTAGCGATTGCCAATCCGGAAATTGCGGACGTGATGGTAGTATCGAGTTATGAATTTTTGCTGGTAGGCAAAAGCACAGGGAAAACGACTTTGCAGGTATGGGCAGATAATGGTCTTAGTACTTATGATGTAGAGGTTTCCTCTAACGATCCAGGGGCAGCAGTAGAGGTGCAGGCGTTAGTAGGAGCGGACGGCATTCGAGTCAACAAAATTAATAAAACTATTGTGTTGGAAGGAAAAGTTAACAGCCAATACCAAAAGCAGCGGGCGGAAAAAGTAGCAGGGGCATATGCTGAGAAAGTGGTCAATTTATTAGAAATTGTTCATCCAATCCAGGTGAAGCTGGAAACGATGATCCTGGAAATTGACCGCAGTAAGGTCAATAATTTGGGAGTTACCTGGGGCAATCTCAATGGCGGCATTGTAAATCCAGGCAGCTTCCAAGCAGGGCAAAGTCAGACCAACAGCTATGCTTCTAGTAGAGTGTTTGGTAATTTTGGAACTTATCAAAACATCAATGCTCAGGTTTTGGCATTAGTACAAAAAGGGGACGCTAAGATTCTTTCGCGACCAAATGTAATTACCTTAAGTGGTGATAAAGCGAATATTATGGTAGGCGGGCAAATACCCATTCCCGTGAGTAACCAAAATGGGCAGATTTCTGTCGAGTGGAAAGAGTATGGTATTAAATTGGATATTGAGCCCCAGGTTAATTCCGATGGCCTGATCCAAAGTCGTATCAAGTCAGAAGTAAGTTCCATGGAATGGAACAGCACCCATCGTATTAAGATTGGAACAAACTTGGATATTCCACCGCTCAAAATGAATAAAGCGGAAACTGTGCTGGCTCTTTCTTCGGGGCAGACGATGGCATTAGGCGGTTTAATTAACCGAGAAGTTACTAAAGATATTACCAAACTTCCTTTCTTGGGCGATCTGCCCATTATTGGCAGCCTCTTCCGGAGTACCTCTTTTAATAGCGGTGAAACGGAATTGGTAATTTTGGTTACTCCGACCCTGGTGAACCCTGAAGAGTATCAACCGTCGACGACACAGGAAATGAAAGAGTTGTTGAAGGAAGATCCATGGGGGGGGGGATAA
- the cpaB gene encoding Flp pilus assembly protein CpaB — translation MKVTMTNRKLLLVALAISLVTATLAYQYLKGASALKNEGELQTVVVAKSDIIPKMRLTAEMLKEEKVPGKYAQPGAITSLSSLVGVVAKDSIGAGEQITERRLLLDMKGVGFTGIIPQNKRAMALAVTEANSVGGLIKVGDYVDALVSFDSGSVGENASRMLLQKLLVLAVNRETGLDSGDKTVTKEASKTATVTVAVDPEDAPKLFLAQDKGKVSLVLRPYLAMPEQVVAQVMTPRDLVGSHAAPTAKESSPNAPSIFPTAAPPVLPPAMGVPGGSSSGGAGGVMVIRGTKTESVAVN, via the coding sequence GTGAAAGTAACCATGACCAATCGGAAATTACTGCTTGTGGCGTTGGCAATTAGTTTAGTGACGGCAACCTTGGCCTATCAGTACTTAAAAGGAGCTAGCGCTCTAAAAAACGAAGGAGAACTGCAAACGGTAGTGGTAGCGAAAAGCGATATTATACCCAAAATGCGCCTGACGGCGGAAATGTTGAAAGAAGAAAAAGTCCCTGGGAAATACGCGCAGCCAGGTGCTATCACTTCCTTATCTTCCTTGGTGGGAGTGGTGGCCAAGGACAGCATTGGCGCTGGGGAGCAGATAACAGAACGTCGGCTGCTTCTGGACATGAAGGGAGTAGGTTTTACTGGTATTATCCCTCAGAACAAGCGGGCGATGGCGCTGGCGGTTACGGAAGCCAACAGTGTCGGCGGTTTGATTAAAGTCGGTGACTATGTGGATGCTCTTGTAAGTTTTGATTCAGGCAGTGTTGGTGAGAATGCCAGCAGGATGCTGCTACAGAAGCTGTTGGTTCTAGCGGTGAATCGGGAAACCGGCCTAGATTCGGGAGATAAAACGGTAACGAAGGAAGCAAGCAAAACGGCGACAGTGACTGTGGCAGTGGACCCCGAAGATGCGCCTAAGCTTTTTTTGGCGCAAGATAAAGGAAAAGTATCGTTGGTGCTTCGACCCTATCTGGCCATGCCGGAGCAAGTAGTAGCGCAAGTAATGACGCCTAGAGATTTAGTAGGGTCTCATGCGGCCCCGACAGCTAAAGAAAGTTCTCCGAATGCGCCTTCCATTTTTCCGACAGCAGCTCCGCCGGTGTTGCCTCCGGCAATGGGCGTGCCAGGAGGAAGTAGCAGCGGCGGTGCGGGTGGCGTAATGGTAATCCGCGGCACCAAAACGGAGTCGGTAGCTGTAAATTGA